The following proteins are encoded in a genomic region of Streptomyces sp. NBC_01723:
- a CDS encoding adenosine deaminase: MSLPKAELHLHIEGTLEPELAFELAARNSVPLPYADEDALREAYRFEDLQSFLNLYYELMTVLRTERDFEDLAGAYLARAAAQGVRHAEIFFDPQAHLARGVEMGTVVEGLWRALGRSRENHGVSTRLIMCFLRDESAESAMRTLDAARPYLDRITGVGLDSAEVGHPPAKFREVYEAAAALGLRRVAHAGEEGPPEYVTEALDVLGVERVDHGLRSLEDPELVARLVRDRVPLTLCPLSNVRLRTVDTLADHPLPAMLDAGLMCTVNSDDPAYFGGYAGDNFDAVRLALGLTEERLRELARNSFLASFLEDDEELRARCLAEVAAYSFPTG; encoded by the coding sequence ATGTCCCTGCCCAAAGCTGAACTGCACCTCCACATCGAAGGCACCCTGGAGCCGGAGCTGGCCTTCGAGCTGGCCGCCCGCAACAGCGTGCCCCTGCCGTACGCCGACGAGGACGCGCTGCGCGAGGCGTACCGGTTCGAGGACCTCCAGTCCTTCCTCAACCTGTACTACGAACTGATGACCGTCCTGCGCACCGAGCGGGACTTCGAGGACCTCGCGGGCGCCTACCTCGCCCGCGCCGCCGCGCAGGGCGTCCGGCACGCGGAGATCTTCTTCGACCCGCAGGCCCACCTCGCCCGGGGCGTGGAGATGGGCACGGTCGTGGAGGGGCTGTGGCGGGCGCTGGGCCGCAGCCGGGAGAACCACGGCGTCTCCACCCGGCTGATCATGTGCTTCCTGCGCGACGAGTCCGCCGAGTCGGCGATGCGGACCCTGGACGCCGCGAGGCCGTACCTCGACCGCATCACCGGCGTCGGTCTGGACTCCGCCGAGGTCGGCCACCCGCCGGCCAAGTTCCGCGAGGTGTACGAGGCAGCCGCCGCGCTGGGGCTGCGCCGGGTCGCGCACGCGGGCGAGGAAGGGCCGCCGGAGTACGTCACCGAGGCCCTGGACGTGCTGGGCGTCGAGCGCGTCGACCACGGCCTGCGCTCGCTGGAGGACCCGGAGCTGGTGGCGCGGCTGGTGCGCGACCGCGTCCCGCTGACCCTCTGCCCGCTGTCCAACGTCCGGCTGCGCACGGTCGACACCCTCGCCGACCACCCCCTGCCGGCGATGCTCGACGCGGGCCTCATGTGCACCGTCAACTCCGACGACCCGGCCTACTTCGGCGGCTACGCGGGCGACAACTTCGACGCCGTGCGCCTGGCCCTCGGCCTCACCGAGGAGCGGCTGCGGGAACTGGCCCGCAACTCGTTCCTCGCCTCCTTCCTGGAGGACGACGAGGAACTGCGGGCGCGCTGTCTGGCCGAGGTGGCGGCGTACAGCTTCCCCACCGGGTGA
- a CDS encoding glucarate dehydratase family protein, producing the protein MTADLTITAVHLTPILVADPPLLNTQGVHQPYTPRLIIEVETADGVTGIGETYGDAKYLELAQPFAEKLVGRQVSDLNGLFNAADEVAVDGSRVSARVDVGGLRGVQTADKLRLSVVSGFEVACLDALGKALGLPVHALLGGKVRDSVEYSAYLFYKWAAHPEGVAAERDDWGAAVDPAGVVAQARAFTERYGFTSFKLKGGVFPPDEEIAAIRALAGAFPGHPLRLDPNGAWSVETSLRVAEELGDVLEYLEDPALGTPAMAEVAAKTGVPLATNMCVTTFAEIQEAFTKGAVQVVLCDHHYWGGLRNTQQLAAVCRTFGVGVSMHSNTHLGISLAAMTHVAATVPNLHHACDSHYPWQSEDVLTERLVFDGGRVTVSDAPGLGVELDRDRLAFLHRRWLDDDGTLRDRDDAAAMRVADPDWVTPSVPRW; encoded by the coding sequence GTGACCGCCGACCTCACCATCACGGCCGTCCACCTCACGCCGATCCTCGTGGCGGACCCTCCGCTGCTCAACACGCAGGGCGTGCACCAGCCGTACACGCCCCGCCTGATCATCGAGGTCGAGACCGCCGACGGGGTCACCGGCATCGGCGAGACCTACGGCGACGCCAAGTACCTGGAGCTGGCCCAGCCCTTCGCCGAGAAGCTGGTCGGCCGTCAGGTCAGCGATCTGAACGGGCTCTTCAACGCGGCCGACGAGGTGGCCGTCGACGGCTCCCGGGTCTCCGCCCGGGTCGACGTCGGCGGGCTGCGCGGCGTCCAGACCGCCGACAAGCTGCGCCTGTCCGTCGTCTCCGGCTTCGAGGTCGCCTGCCTGGACGCACTCGGCAAGGCGCTCGGCCTGCCCGTGCACGCGCTGCTGGGCGGCAAGGTCCGCGACTCCGTCGAGTACAGCGCCTACCTCTTCTACAAGTGGGCCGCCCACCCCGAGGGCGTCGCCGCCGAACGGGACGACTGGGGCGCCGCCGTCGACCCGGCCGGCGTGGTCGCACAGGCCCGCGCCTTCACCGAGCGGTACGGCTTCACCTCCTTCAAGCTCAAGGGCGGTGTCTTCCCGCCCGACGAGGAGATCGCCGCGATCAGGGCGCTCGCCGGCGCCTTCCCCGGACACCCGCTGCGCCTGGACCCCAACGGCGCCTGGTCCGTGGAGACCTCGCTCAGGGTCGCCGAGGAACTCGGGGACGTCCTGGAGTACCTGGAGGACCCCGCGCTCGGCACGCCGGCCATGGCCGAGGTCGCCGCGAAGACCGGGGTGCCGCTCGCCACCAACATGTGCGTGACGACGTTCGCCGAGATCCAGGAGGCGTTCACCAAGGGCGCCGTCCAGGTCGTGCTCTGCGACCACCACTACTGGGGCGGACTGCGCAACACCCAGCAGCTCGCCGCCGTCTGCCGCACCTTCGGCGTCGGCGTGTCCATGCACTCCAACACCCACCTCGGGATCAGCCTCGCCGCGATGACCCACGTCGCGGCCACCGTGCCCAACCTGCACCACGCCTGCGACTCCCACTACCCCTGGCAGTCCGAGGACGTGCTCACCGAACGGCTCGTCTTCGACGGCGGCCGTGTCACCGTCTCCGACGCCCCCGGCCTCGGTGTCGAACTCGACCGTGACCGCCTCGCGTTCCTGCACCGGCGCTGGCTCGACGACGACGGGACCCTGCGCGACCGCGACGACGCCGCCGCGATGCGGGTGGCGGACCCGGACTGGGTCACCCCGTCCGTGCCGCGCTGGTAG
- a CDS encoding ribonuclease Z, translating to MSVRELVVLGTASQVPTRHRNHNGYLLRWDGEGILFDPGEGTQRQMLRAGVAAHDLNRICVTHFHGDHSLGLAGVIQRVNLDQVPHEITAHYPRSGRRFFERLRYATAYRETVALTESPVDTDGPLAVTPAYTLDAHKLSHPVESYGYRLTEPDGRRMLPDRLAAHGIRGPDVGRLQREGSLGGVPLDEVSEVRRGQRFAFVMDTRLCPGVHTLAEGCDLLVIESTFLDEDEALATDHGHLTAGQAARVARDAGVRHLVLTHFSQRYSEPEEFERQARAAGFAGELTVARDLTRIPVPKRR from the coding sequence ATGTCCGTACGTGAACTGGTCGTCCTCGGCACCGCCAGCCAGGTCCCGACCCGGCACCGCAACCACAACGGGTACCTGCTGCGCTGGGACGGCGAGGGCATCCTGTTCGACCCCGGCGAGGGCACGCAGCGCCAGATGCTCCGCGCCGGGGTCGCCGCCCACGACCTGAACCGGATCTGCGTCACCCACTTCCACGGCGACCACAGCCTGGGCCTGGCCGGTGTCATCCAGCGCGTCAACCTCGACCAGGTCCCGCACGAGATCACCGCCCACTACCCGCGCTCCGGACGCCGCTTCTTCGAACGCCTGCGGTACGCCACCGCGTACCGCGAGACGGTCGCGCTCACCGAGTCGCCGGTGGACACGGACGGGCCGCTGGCGGTCACCCCCGCCTACACCCTGGACGCCCACAAGCTGTCCCACCCCGTCGAGTCCTACGGCTACCGCCTCACCGAGCCGGACGGCCGCCGCATGCTCCCCGACCGCCTGGCCGCGCACGGCATCAGGGGCCCCGACGTCGGCCGCCTCCAGCGGGAGGGCTCGCTGGGCGGCGTCCCGCTCGACGAGGTCAGCGAGGTCCGCCGGGGCCAGCGGTTCGCGTTCGTCATGGACACCCGGCTCTGCCCGGGGGTGCACACGCTCGCCGAGGGCTGCGACCTGCTGGTCATCGAGTCCACCTTCCTCGACGAGGACGAGGCGCTCGCCACCGACCACGGCCACCTGACCGCCGGCCAGGCCGCACGGGTCGCCCGGGACGCGGGCGTACGGCACCTGGTGCTGACCCACTTCAGCCAGCGCTACTCCGAGCCCGAGGAGTTCGAGCGGCAGGCGAGGGCCGCCGGGTTCGCGGGCGAGCTGACCGTGGCCCGTGACCTCACCCGGATCCCGGTTCCGAAACGTCGGTGA
- a CDS encoding histidine triad nucleotide-binding protein, with product MAGEPQDDCLFCKIVAGQIPATIVRETDTIVAFRDINPQAPTHVLVIPKAHYRDAAALAAGAPDLAADVLRETREVADQEKLDSYRTIFNTGTGAGQTVWHAHAHVLGGRGLEWPPG from the coding sequence ATGGCGGGCGAGCCCCAGGACGACTGCCTGTTCTGCAAGATCGTCGCAGGCCAGATCCCGGCGACGATCGTCCGCGAGACGGACACCATTGTCGCCTTCCGCGACATAAACCCCCAGGCCCCCACCCACGTCCTGGTGATCCCCAAGGCGCACTACCGCGACGCCGCCGCGCTCGCCGCCGGTGCCCCGGACCTCGCCGCGGACGTCCTGCGCGAGACGCGGGAGGTCGCCGACCAGGAGAAGCTGGACAGCTACCGGACCATCTTCAACACCGGCACCGGCGCCGGCCAGACCGTCTGGCACGCGCACGCCCACGTCCTCGGCGGCCGCGGCCTCGAATGGCCCCCCGGATAG